The DNA window TTAAATTAAACTATCTTATAAGCTCTGACGATTTTGATTTGTATTTGCAAAAATCTTCAAATTTACCCAAGATTCTTTGTAATCCTACTGTAGACATCCAACATCATGCTCATCTATGGCAGAGATCATGTCTGTCCTTTTCTTTCACACAATGCGCTACAAGGTCTCTGCTCCTCGTGATGTGAACAACGATAGATTCGTTTTAAGCAAAGGGCATGCTGCACCGATTTTATACGCCGGTAAGTGATTGCAAATTATCAAAATCCCAATTGGGAATGTTACTAAATTACGATAGGTAagagtttcaaaaatgtatcTATGTACGTGTCAATAACGATCGTGATAATTCACAGCTTGGGCAGAGGCAGGTTTATTTCCTACAAGTGAACTTTTGAATCtccgaaaattcaacaatGACCTAGAAGGACATCCGACTCCTAGATTGAACTTTATTGACGTTGGAACTGGGTCTCTTGGACAAGGGCTGTCTGTCGCTGCTGGCATGGCTTACGTTGGCAAGAATTTCGACAAGTCTAGCTACAGGTAACTTTTCCAACTAACCGAGTGACACTTTTATACAGTATTAGTTGAGCTTGGAAATCAGGCAAAATTTAGAGAATTTGATATATTATTGACGCTAGATGCCCTACATTTCTTAGTTGAATACGTTGCAAGATTTCTAAAGTTTTGCAACACACTCTCAGCAAAGAACctcattttttaataagatcttttgtaattttgttgaaTGATCTCTGAAGAATTTAGAACATCAAagtgaatgattttttcttagTAAATCTATCTACTTGGTTGAAGAAGTTTAATTTACTGCGCTGAGGTTTGTTGGTTTGGGAAGCGCATTTTTCCTAAGCTGAATAGCCTTCACCAAGATACATGGTCTACGTTATCTTATTCATAGTTAATGAAATATTGCAGTTGTTATCATTTCTATGTTCAATTCATTCTTAcctgaaaaaaatcgattataaTGATTTCATAGACCCATGTGATTATGGGAACATTGCTCACAAAGtggaaaacaataattttcctGATAAGATTACCATTATGTACCTAAGGAGACAAGTGTAACCAAACTGAAGGTCCACTTTACTTGTTAGGTATGCTTATTCAATAACTGGTGTTCATTATTAccaatattaaaaatcatttattgaAAACATATATTTAGCGTTATGGAGTGTAGTGTAAGAGATTAATACACCAGTACTCGGTTCAAGGGTGCAACAATTTCCTAAATTACCTGCTATTTTACTAATTATAGAATACTGTTGCATCCTTAGGCTCACAGATTCTGTATACCCAAGTTTATTGAGTTGAATATCTCCACGTGTTTTCATAATTTAGCATTGAGAAATGACCAATAGAGAATGTTAATGTTGATGTAATCCTGCATCAATAAATGGGTATTTCGATTCAATCACATTTTTTCTACCCTAAAGTATTTTCTTGTATACTTTTatgcacaaaacataaaaaattgaaaagacaccaaaggaataataaattgtgCATTAAGGAGGCAAAGTAGGTTTGTTTTACGCCAAGTGTAAGTTTGGATTACGAATTGTAAGCATGCCTGTGTGTAAGCCTAAGACGAATGTTGCAAATGCGTAAGGTGGAAAAGACTGCCACTGAAGTGCATACGACACTTTATATAAAACAAAgtatagttgaaaatttttttttattggggAGTAAATAAAGAGTTTTTTCAGTAATAGGACATAAAAGTACTCACAATTGTATCGTTGCTAAAACGATTACTTTGAATGTGAACCACAAGCAACAAAAGACATGTAATCCATACTTGTGTTATATAAAACAAATTGtagcaaaattaaaaatagacTGAGCTCGATTGATTTTTCTGCTGGACAGCTTTGTTATCTGCAGAGTTGGATTATCAGTTTACTTGTTAGTCACTGAAGCAACCAAGATCTGTTTAATATATGCACATTGTGCATAGTAGCTAATCTATACATGTATCTTATAATTATACTTACACTTTAAAGGGTGTACGTCCTAGTTGGAGATGGTGAATCTGCTGAAGGATCGATTTGGGAGGCACTTCATTTTGCTTCTTACTATGGGCTAGACAATCTTTGTGTAATATTTGATATAAACCGTTTGGGTCAAACACAAGCTACTTCCCTTGAGCATAACATGGAGGTTTATCGTGTGCGTTTAGAAGCTTTTGGGTTCAACGCTCTGGTAGTCGATGGCCACGACGTCGAGGAACTAGCTAAAGTACTAACACAATTTCCTATTGCTCTTTGTGGTGAATAGTCTTTTCTTGCAGATCCTAAAAAATACCCTGtcttctttcatttcacaGGCATTCCATGAAGCACAAAATACTCAAGGCCGTCCAACTGCAATCTTGGCAAAGACATTTAAAGGTCGAAACTTTCCCAACATTGAAGATGAACTCAATTGGCATGGAAAAGCTCTGGGAGCCAACGGTGATACCGTCATTCAGGTATGAAAAgattactgttttttttttttaaggaattCAAAATTGTCGAAACCCATCCACGGGTTTCCACATTTCTTTATGTATACTATCTTATAATATACTATGTTGATTACTGGTGTCCTGTTCTAGCATCTAACttcattattgaaaaatcctGGTCCACTCGCTCTGCATCCGCAAAAACCCCTCGTCGCAGATGCACCAATCGTCGACATTAGTAATATAAAATTGAGCTCACCACCTAACTATAAATTAGGTGAAAAGATTGCGACACGTCTTGCTTACGGAAATGGCCTTGCCAAGGTAGATATATCGCAATTACATCACTTACTCTGTGATAAAAGTTGTAGTATTCTCATAACGTACCTTCATGTTTTTATTAGTAGCAACGTTATTATTGAACCAATACTTTTTCATGCAGATTGCAGCCAACAATTCCCGTGTGGTTGCTCTGGATGGTGACATGAGGACATCAACCTTTTCAGATAAAATCAGGACGGTCGATCCGTCGAGATACATAGAGTGTTTTATTGCTGAACAGAACTTAGTTGGAGTAGGAATTGGCATGGCTTGCCGTGATCGTACTGTTGCCTTTGTGTCGACGTTTGCTACCTTCTTCACGCGTGCCTATGATCAAGTGAGCTCTTATTCTAGTGAATGAATTCTACCTAACTGATTATCAGGAATCTGTAGCGTAACACATTGATTGAACATGAGATATTGTAATTTATACGTTTTTCGTGTAATGTTATTTATTGCAGATTCGTATGGGTGCTATATCGCAAACCAACCTGAACTTTGTCGGCTCTCACGCCGGCTGTTCAATCGGTGAGGATGGACCTTCGCAGATGGGCCTAGAAGACTTGGCCATGTTCCGGGCGATACCTGGAGCTACTATTTTCTACCCATCTGATGCCGTTTCAACGGAACGTGCCGTAGAATTGGCCGCGAACACGAAAGGAATCTGTTTCATCCGAACTTCGCGTCCAGAAACACCTGTCATTTATAAGAACGACAAGGCACTAGCAATTGGCAAAGCTCAGGTTATCAAAACTTCAAGCAAAGATCAAGTGCTGATTATTGGTGCCGCGGTTACGCTAGTTGAAGCTATACTAGCTGCCGATGAACTTGCCAAGAGTGGAATCAACGTGCGTGTCATGGATCCGTTCACAATAAAACCAATTGATGCTGCCGggataataaaaaatgctcGCGAAACTGGCGGTAGGATTATTACTGTTGAAGATCATTATCCAGAGGGTGGTTTGGGCGATGCAGTACTCTCGGCCGTTGCTGGTGTGCGAGATATAATTGTGAAAAAGCTTGCCGTACCAGTTGTGCCTCGCTCTGGTCCAACAGCTGTTCTGCTCGATGCGTATGGTATCAGCAGTCGAAGCATTGTTACGGCTGTTCATGAAATACTGAAACTCTGAATATCTATTCCTAACGCTGAGAACTTGCAGTGCGAAGAGAAGTCTTTGCGCTAACAGAAGAAtgtcttctttctttcaactACTTTCAGaactgaataattttgaagCTCGGTAGGGGGATTCGCTAAATCAAAACTCTGGTTTGCAGAGCCTGAAGACAAATTCAGACCAATGCTAACTATTAAATACAGAAAGTGTTTTAGCAACGATATTCAGTATCAGTCTGCTCAACTATTTCGAGATGCATACAGCGCATGTTTCGTATTATAAATCTAACAATAAAGTGCAAATACCCCCGAGTCTGAACGCCATTCCGTCGTGcaataattttcttaaatttttcaacattgccaattattccaaaaatttaCTCTATGTATAAAACAAACGTTCCAGCAATAATAACTAACACAGTAGTTTACTAGAAATAGTTGTTATTGGATGCACAAGTTGAATGGTAggttatttttataaacttgttTGTAATTCCCCTCCCTGTTTCTTTAACCACCGACCTGTTTTTCAACCACAGAGCGTATGTGAAAAGGAAATAAAGTGTTCAAAGATCATTaacgtttttcgtttttaatttgtcGCGCTCTCAATTTGAAAGGTCTGCGATCTTTACCGCGTGATGGTTCTTTAATGCAATGTGAGCAAATCGACTTTCAAAAGTTTCAAGCTCATGGCATTTCAGTCAAGGCTTGGACCAAATTTTCGCTAACACAGGGCGTTTATAGTAGTCACGCCTGCTGATTGGCCTTAAATTTTAGGGAGAACAGTATCTGGATCGAAAAATACTTggttttcattgaattataaCGGAAAGAACTAATCAGTACTTTATGAATCGCTTCAAGgagtaagtttttttttaataatatttagaaTAGAAATTCTGCATCGACCACAGGTATACACGGGCTCCGGAATCAGTGGTTTACCGACTGCGTAACCGGCAAAGTTGTGCCCAGTGAGAACCTGCAGAGAGGCAGGTTTTGTTGACTCTCGTGTGATATGTATCTatggtatgtatacatgtgtacgCGGCAGTATGGTACGCATGTGTAAGTGCATTGATATAGGTATGTGTCTATACATAGGTATAGCTTGTGTTCGTGGTATCGTCGTGggttaatattattttgatcTTCTTTCGGGGGGTGGTGGGATATGACGATGATTTATTCCAAAGTTGGAGATAAAACCAATACACCGTCGTAAGGACAGTGATGTGACGTTATTAAAAATCAGAATATATGTGCGGCCCTCGTCGCGTCGGGTGTCGTCTGGAACCACCTAGTCACTCGCCAGCATTCAAGGGAGAGTGAAAAAAGTAAGATGGCCGCGACGAAACTTTGCGTTCCGTAAAGAACAGTTGTGTTGACGTCGATtgggtttcaaattttcctcgGCTTTTGCGAATACCCCTAAATACTGACAACGGTACACTGCTGCTACGTGTCCTATCTTCTTCTAGTGAATTTGTGCTGAACCGGAGACAAATTGTTGATTGCTCTCAATGACACAGATTGCCGCATGAACCGTACGCTTGTTTATCCCAGAGAACAACAATAATCAAACAACGTGGGACAAGTGAAGTACGAACTGTGATACGTCGCGGAAAGAATCCTGATTGTTTCAATAGCCGTCGCGCATTATTGAGATCGACATTTATCGTCTTGGCAAGAAATATTCCTGCTTCTCGAAAGCAAATCCGGTCGTTGGCTTTAGAGGATTTTGGGAAGGAAAAAGCTGGCGGCGACCGTGTGGATTATTTAGCGTTCGAGTTACACATTCCCTAGTCGTTATTAAGACTTGCATTAACCGAGGGTTGCTTATAACCTGAGACGAAATGATAGATTTCCATCCCCTTATATGATTTGTTTTGTCTCGGCGACGGTTCCGAATATTCGATCAGCTAAACGGATGGCAatatatttgcaaattttgcaGCTCTAGCATATCGAGGAAGCTGGGCAAAGTGGCGGGTAAGAGAAGTCACTGCTGAACGTGAGAGCAACCACGGACGGCCATATTAAAGTTTCAAAAGGTGGCAGCAGCGCCGTGGAAGTAGAGCAGCgagtgaagtgaagtgaagtgaagtgaagtggAGTCCCTCCGCTTGCCGATTAGTGCCTGGTTGCTCGCATGAACGCGAGTGCCTTGTGCTGTGCCCAACTGTGAATCGTCCCGCAGCGTGGCGTACATACAGCGCCGTAGTGGTGGGGTAGCAGTGGCGATCCTCGAGTACGCTGTGTTGACTTGgtgtgtatgcatgtacatacaCGTTGGCGTTGGAGCGGTGTTATTTGTCGTTGATCGAGATCGTTTTTCTCCTTGATTAATGTGAACCTTCGACTGCCGACTGTCGACATTACCGACTTATGGCTCGTTAATGGTGAATGGTGATCCTATTTTCTTTATATGTGCTACGGCCGAtgcttttgcaaaatttcgagCAACCAACGATATTAGgattatgaaaaattagtcATGATCCCTCTCGAATACGGCACAACTTTACGACGACGTACGTAATCCTGCATACGTCTTCTCCTTCGTCTTCTgctcccctcccccctcccccctctccTCTTCCTCATCCCTCCCTCGTCTTCCATCTCCTCCTTCCAAACGGCAGTAACCTTTTCAAGAATCCTCTGACACGTCAATTTGATCCTTGCGTACTTATCACCTGCACGCGCTTGTGACAACGGCTAGTGCCCCCTCTCGTTCGTCTCCCCTCAAAAGAACCAGACAAACTACAAATACCTGCCTTTTTCATCCCAattcgtttccttttttcacataGTGTGATATGCTTGATAGCAGTATTCGGTACCTTGATCAAAATTCTAATCTTTATTACTTAACGTTCGTAAAGATGAGAGCACATCACCCACCATTGACTTGTACTAATTTTCCTCAGTAAGGAAGAGAttaattctcttttttcaaacggCTGTGTACTATACGCACGCCTCAAGTTTTTATCAATCAAGTTTTGATCAATCAAGTTTGATCCTAAACTGAAGTTGCCGCTGATGGATTATAAATTTCTGAAGAATAAAGTAGCCAGGGTAGCTGTGTGAAAGTACAAAGTCCTTACATTGTGGCTAATGTTGATTTGACCTGTTCGTCTATCATCTCTCATCGATCAAGCTTGATGGATCGAAACTTTGGATACATATATTGTCTACCTTATTATACCTAAGGGctgtggtgaaaaaaaaagattctttATTGATAGGTAGCCTGACTACCTAAATGTAGATAACGCAAAGCACCGATCCTATCCACAAAAGATGGCAGCtgtcaaattatttgaaataaccGCATAACTTTCGACTGTAGGGCTGCCACTAATGTAACGTTAAATATAGCCAACTAATGAAACTAACTTATAACGATTGATTATACATGAATGGTTATTTAAAATCAACAaaggaatttgaaataatgatttaaTGCGAGAACAGCGATTTGTGTGGCTAAAATCATGCAGCTTTGCTAATTAGGTAGGTCTAGTAAGTATATCGTTGTGACAATAAAGTTATTCattgtcgagaaaaaaatttttatcaagatAATCACGAAGTGGACTTAAATTATGACAGTTGCGGGTATTTGTACTAATTTTGAAGCAGGTAATAATATTCTATCTGTCTTCACTTTGCAAAATACTTCATATCTCTGTTTTAGTCACATCACAGTGGAGTCGGTTCAAAAGGAACGTCGAAGGAAAAGTTATAGGAAAGTTGAGTGGGAGTGCTTCACCGCACTGCTGATGTCAGCTAGGAGTTTGAAGTTGACTACCAAACGGCAGTCGCATCCACAACTAAGGAGTCACTCATCTATAGGATCTAGATGAGAGGTGATATCTATCGAAGGTCTTCGCAGAAGCCTAGCCTTGTAGCCTTGTAGTTCAAACAGGGCTGGCTCGGTACCTGAACCGTTGCTGCCTTTGACACAACTCTGAATGTCTTCGCACATACAAAAGTCGTGCGTGGTTAGTTCAACTTCCTTGTCTCTTAGCAACCGTTTATAATACTTGACCTTATGTCGTGAAACTATGTCATTAAATCGAAACCAATGATCAATAGGGGCTTGAGGCAACATTAAGTGACAGCAAAAAGAAGTACGGGGACAAGGTGAATGCTCTTTTGTCCGCCTGGGAACATGTTACTAACTTTATACCCGCGGCAACGCCAGAAGCTACGCAATCTCTCATAGAATGGGTTCACAGGTAAgtcgaaacttttttcttgcCTCTCTCTGATTCTTAACATTGATCTTTGCCTCTAATTACACTCATTGCCATTACTACAAGAGACTTGCTCCCAGCCTTAGTCTATTCATGATTTCTTAGCATGCTTGCTATACGTCTTTGAGTTACGAATGGATCGACTCGTCTGCAGTAGACGATTTCTTTCGTATAATTACAATCGGAAGCCAGTATCGCCTGTTCCTGCGAGTGATCTCATTAGTTTCATGTGCTTGGTTCGATTTTCTTATTCTACGCTACGTGAATAAACCACAGAGGTCTTAATATCGTTactaaagaatatttttttgtcagaTCAGAGTGACGGGAACTGGAGAGAAGCACTTGTACGTGACTCTGTTGATGATATGGTCAAAAGTTTTATCGACAGTTTTCTGGTGTCGATTGAAAGCATTGTGTTCGG is part of the Neodiprion virginianus isolate iyNeoVirg1 chromosome 5, iyNeoVirg1.1, whole genome shotgun sequence genome and encodes:
- the LOC124304516 gene encoding transketolase-like protein 2 isoform X2; the protein is MVKEIDTQKLYDVANWLRIHSVTATQAAKSGHPTSCSSMAEIMSVLFFHTMRYKVSAPRDVNNDRFVLSKGHAAPILYAAWAEAGLFPTSELLNLRKFNNDLEGHPTPRLNFIDVGTGSLGQGLSVAAGMAYVGKNFDKSSYRVYVLVGDGESAEGSIWEALHFASYYGLDNLCVIFDINRLGQTQATSLEHNMEVYRVRLEAFGFNALVVDGHDVEELAKAFHEAQNTQGRPTAILAKTFKGRNFPNIEDELNWHGKALGANGDTVIQHLTSLLKNPGPLALHPQKPLVADAPIVDISNIKLSSPPNYKLGEKIATRLAYGNGLAKIAANNSRVVALDGDMRTSTFSDKIRTVDPSRYIECFIAEQNLVGVGIGMACRDRTVAFVSTFATFFTRAYDQIRMGAISQTNLNFVGSHAGCSIGEDGPSQMGLEDLAMFRAIPGATIFYPSDAVSTERAVELAANTKGICFIRTSRPETPVIYKNDKALAIGKAQVIKTSSKDQVLIIGAAVTLVEAILAADELAKSGINVRVMDPFTIKPIDAAGIIKNARETGGRIITVEDHYPEGGLGDAVLSAVAGVRDIIVKKLAVPVVPRSGPTAVLLDAYGISSRSIVTAVHEILKL
- the LOC124304516 gene encoding transketolase-like protein 2 isoform X1, with protein sequence MASYHKPESKTIQELKDIATKLRIHSVRATQITKSGHPTSCSSMAEIMSVLFFHTMRYKVSAPRDVNNDRFVLSKGHAAPILYAAWAEAGLFPTSELLNLRKFNNDLEGHPTPRLNFIDVGTGSLGQGLSVAAGMAYVGKNFDKSSYRVYVLVGDGESAEGSIWEALHFASYYGLDNLCVIFDINRLGQTQATSLEHNMEVYRVRLEAFGFNALVVDGHDVEELAKAFHEAQNTQGRPTAILAKTFKGRNFPNIEDELNWHGKALGANGDTVIQHLTSLLKNPGPLALHPQKPLVADAPIVDISNIKLSSPPNYKLGEKIATRLAYGNGLAKIAANNSRVVALDGDMRTSTFSDKIRTVDPSRYIECFIAEQNLVGVGIGMACRDRTVAFVSTFATFFTRAYDQIRMGAISQTNLNFVGSHAGCSIGEDGPSQMGLEDLAMFRAIPGATIFYPSDAVSTERAVELAANTKGICFIRTSRPETPVIYKNDKALAIGKAQVIKTSSKDQVLIIGAAVTLVEAILAADELAKSGINVRVMDPFTIKPIDAAGIIKNARETGGRIITVEDHYPEGGLGDAVLSAVAGVRDIIVKKLAVPVVPRSGPTAVLLDAYGISSRSIVTAVHEILKL